The DNA sequence ACGGGGAGCGCATCGACACGGTCATCGCCCACCTCACCCCCCGCCCGCATCAGAACCCGCAAGGAGACACGAAATGACCATCGACAAGGCAGAGGTGATCGTCACCAGCCCCGACCGCAACTTCGTCACGGTGAAGCTCACCACGTCGGACGGGGTCACGGGACTCGGCGACGCCACCCTGAACGGGCGAGAGCTGGCCGTCGTGGCCTACCTCACCGAGCACGTCGCGCCGTTGCTGATCGGCGCAGACGAGTCGCGGATCGAGGACACCTGGCAGTTCCTGTACCGCAGCGCCTACTGGCGCCGGGGGCCGGTCACGATGGCGGCGATCGCCGCGGTCGACATGGCCCTGTGGGACATCAAGGGCAAGGTCGCAGGGCTGCCGGTGTATCAGCTGCTCGGCGGGGCGTCGCGCAACGGGCTCATGGCGTACGGGCACGCCTCGGGCAAGGAGCTGCCCGAGCTGTTCGACTCGATCCGCGCCCACCAGGAGCAGGGATACAAGGCGATCCGCGTGCAGACCGGTGTGCCGACGCTGAAGGCGATCTACGGCATCGCGGCGCAGGGAGCCGACGTCGGCGACGCGAGCGTGCGGTACGACCACGAACCCGCCCGTCGCGGCGCGAAGCCGGTCGAGGAGGACTGGGACACCCGGGCCTACCTCAACCACCTCCCCGGTGTCTTCGAGGCCGTGCGCAACGAATTCGGCCCCGACATCCCGCTGCTGCACGACGGCCATCACCGGATGACCCCGATCCAGGCCGCGCGTCTCGGCAAGGACCTCGAACCGTACGACCTGTTCTGGCTCGAGGACTGCACCCCGGCGGAGAACCAGGAAGCGCTGCGACTGGTGCGCCAGCACACGACCACGCCGCTCGCGATCGGCGAGATCTTCAACACGGTGTGGGACTTCAAGGACATCATCCGCGACCAGCTCATCGACTACGTCCGCGGCGCGGTCACACACATGGGTGGCATCACGGCGCTGAAGAAGACGCTCGACTACGCCGCGATGTACCAGATCAAGTCAGGCATGCACGGGCCGACCGACATCTCCCCTGTCGGGATGGCCGCCGCCATGCACCTCGGGCTGTCGATCCACAACTTCGGCATCCAGGAGTACATGAAGCACGGCTCGCGCACCGACCAGGTCTTCCAGCAGTCATTCACCTGGACGGACGGCTACCTGCACCCCGGAGACAAGCCGGGTCTCGGCGTCGAGCTCGACGTCGACGAGGCGGGGAAGTACCCGTACGAGCAGGCCTATCTGCCGTACAACCGCCTGCTCGACGGCACCGTCCACGACTGGTGAGCGCGGACTCCACAGTTGTTAACAGATCTGTTAACAACTGTGGAGAGAGCCGTCGCGCCCGGCGTGAGGCATCCGCCATCGCAGAAACGAGAAGGCCCCGCACTCGGCGGGGCCTTCTCGAACTGTCTCAACACAGTGTGGAGCCTAGGAGATTCGAACTCCTGACATCCTGCTTGCAAAGCAGGCGCTCTACCAACTGAGCTAAGGCCCCGTGAGGGTACTTCTTGAGTTAAGGAGTGGGGCTACCAGGACTTGAACCTGGGACCTCTTCATTATCAGTGAAGCGCTCTAACCGCCTGAGCTATAGCCCCGTCAACCTCCAAGACTTTACCGGAGAATCTCGGAAATACCGAATCGAGGGCGGGACCCGGGAGAGTCCCGCCCTCGTGACGGATCAGGCGCCGGGGCGGATGGTGACGCTGCCCGCGGAGAGCGACACCTGGATCACGCGCGCGCTGCTCGACCCCTTGTCCACCCGGGCGTCGAGCGAGCCGGCGCTCACGTCCTCTTTGATGGCGTACGAGGTGTCGGGCACCGTGAGGTCGAGCGACCCGGCGCTGACCTCGATCGTCGTCAGCGACGGGGCACGTCCGGTGAGGTCGACGTTCATGTCGCCTGCCGAGACGCTGAGGTCGGCCTGGTCGACGCCGTCGAGCGCGACGTCCGCACGGCCGGCGCTCATCTCGACGGCCAGGCTCTCGGCCGAGCCCTCCACATCGAGCGCTCCCGCGTTGACGGTGAGGTCGAGTGCGCCGAAGTCTCCGACCACGTCGAGGCTGCCGGCGTCGAGCGTGAGGTCGGCGTCCACGGCATCCGTCCTGAGATCCTCCGGCAGAGTGAGCACGGCCGACTGGTCGTCGCCGAACCATCCGCCGAACCACCAGCCCCACTCGAAATCGGGGCTGCGGACCACGAGCTCGTCGCCCTCGCGCTCGAGCGTCCATCCCGGGTTCCGGGAGTTGGTGACCGAGAGCTCCGCCTCGTCGACGTCGCCGAACTCGACGCGCATGTTGCCCGCGTCGACGTCGAGGTCGATGCTCGTGATGCCCTCGGCATCCACCGTCTGCACCGAGTCTCCGCGCTCGCCCGAGGAGGAGAGCATCGTGCCGGTCGCGGCGACGGCCGCCGTGGCACCCGATCCGAGCAGCGCGATGCCGCCGATCACCGCGGTGGTCACGAGGATCGCGGTGACGCCGGGGCCGCGCCCTGAGCCGCCGGGTCCACCGGTCGGGGGCTCGGTGGCCGCCGGCGGTGCCTCGGGTCCGGCGACGGGAGGCGGAGTCAGCGGAGTCTGTCCGCTCCGCGGGTCGAACGCGGGATCATGCTGGGGAGTAGTCATCGTGCGGCTCCTGTCTGGCCGGTGGGCGGGGTAGCCCCGCCGGTGTTCTCGATGTGGGCGAGAGCGGCGAGCACGCGGCGGTTGCCCGACTCGTCCGGCTCGAACCCGAGTTTCTGGAAGATGGCGGTGATGTGCTTCTCGACACTCGCCTCCGAGAGGAACAGCAGCCCGGCGATCGCCTGGTTCGACTTGCCCTCGGCGATCAGCGCGAGCACGGTGCGCTCACGTTCGGTCAGACGCATCATCCGGTCGTCGCGGTTG is a window from the Microbacterium sp. LWO14-1.2 genome containing:
- the manD gene encoding D-mannonate dehydratase ManD, encoding MTIDKAEVIVTSPDRNFVTVKLTTSDGVTGLGDATLNGRELAVVAYLTEHVAPLLIGADESRIEDTWQFLYRSAYWRRGPVTMAAIAAVDMALWDIKGKVAGLPVYQLLGGASRNGLMAYGHASGKELPELFDSIRAHQEQGYKAIRVQTGVPTLKAIYGIAAQGADVGDASVRYDHEPARRGAKPVEEDWDTRAYLNHLPGVFEAVRNEFGPDIPLLHDGHHRMTPIQAARLGKDLEPYDLFWLEDCTPAENQEALRLVRQHTTTPLAIGEIFNTVWDFKDIIRDQLIDYVRGAVTHMGGITALKKTLDYAAMYQIKSGMHGPTDISPVGMAAAMHLGLSIHNFGIQEYMKHGSRTDQVFQQSFTWTDGYLHPGDKPGLGVELDVDEAGKYPYEQAYLPYNRLLDGTVHDW
- a CDS encoding DUF4097 family beta strand repeat-containing protein — encoded protein: MTTPQHDPAFDPRSGQTPLTPPPVAGPEAPPAATEPPTGGPGGSGRGPGVTAILVTTAVIGGIALLGSGATAAVAATGTMLSSSGERGDSVQTVDAEGITSIDLDVDAGNMRVEFGDVDEAELSVTNSRNPGWTLEREGDELVVRSPDFEWGWWFGGWFGDDQSAVLTLPEDLRTDAVDADLTLDAGSLDVVGDFGALDLTVNAGALDVEGSAESLAVEMSAGRADVALDGVDQADLSVSAGDMNVDLTGRAPSLTTIEVSAGSLDLTVPDTSYAIKEDVSAGSLDARVDKGSSSARVIQVSLSAGSVTIRPGA